DNA from Tripterygium wilfordii isolate XIE 37 chromosome 15, ASM1340144v1, whole genome shotgun sequence:
AAAACAGAGCAAGAAGCTACATAGAAATATGGATTGTGCACCTTTTTTAACCTCCTAAATTAAGATAAATGTTTTGAGATGACAGGAGTTATATGATCCTCAGAAAATGAAAAGGAGGTTAAGAGCTTGGATAAAATCACTGATGCGCTCTGGACCAGATGTGTTTGAGAAGTTGAAAAAATGCCTGTTCAAATGTGCAAAAAAGCAGCACTTCCAATCTTGGAAGAATTTGGACTTTGGCTAATGAATTATGAGATGCGGCTCAAAATATTTGGATGCGTTAGTTTTATATGTGGAGACAGACAACACAAGGAATTTTCCCTTCTGCTTGGCTAAGGCTGATTTAAATGGTTATCCTTTCGAAGGTCCAGTTTTAAATGGATCGTAAGAGAGAGTTGATTTCACTGCCAAAGACTTGCATTAAGGTCACGAGCCAATGATGAGAGGTTGAGTACTTATCTTAGTACTGGGTAGAGCTTCTGCTACTAAGCATTAACGTCTATTCAGACTTTTCTAAAGTGTCTGCCTGAGATAAATTTTGTATAGTcactgtcaaagatatcaacaaaatctttgatatctttgacaaatgaacaaaatctttgaatttgtcaaagatatctacaaaatatcaatgatatctttgacaaatcaacaaaatctttgaatttgtcaaagatatcaacaacatctttgatttactttattgacattatttttcttacttttcctttctaacgcctatataaaaggcatgttgtacacaatcaacagatagtgaaaaatatagatcctttcacttctctaacatggtatcggagccactcctgttgaggcactccagagtagtgtacgtactaccattgatacagcacatattattacagccttggtccaacactccTTAGGTGGGATCTTGGTTTTGGGTCCGTCCCAAGTCGGTTGCGGTCTCCTTTGagatgttcttctcttttcttgagttttggtgtCCTCCGTGGCGGTGCTCCTTCCGCCGTTAGTCGTGCTCTTCCAGGGGTACTCCTTTGCTCGGACCCCTAGCTAGACCCGATTGCTTCTTCTGCCTTTTCATCAGTTTGAGCATGGTTCCTCGCAGTTCGTTCCTTTGGCCTCCTGCTGCCGTATGGTGGTGTCCATGTTTCTGGCTGCTTTTCCCTGCTGTTTCTACCATCGCTCTTGGTGCTAAGATCTCGGTCCTCTCTTGGAGTCCTTTTACTGCGTTTTTAAGGCTTCTCTAGAGATGGGTCCCTTCTCGGAGTTTTGCTGCTGTTAATCTTACTATTTGCCCTCTTTGGTCCCATTCCGGATTTCTGCGTGCAGTCTTGGTGTTCCTTTGTCTGCTCTCTTGGGTTCCCATGtggattttttcttgctttttggtagcctcgattctcagagctggatccccatccttttgtgtttgggttttggtgcgTGTCACCGGACTACTCCTTTTTTTGGCTTCTcggtttgttggtttctttctattcaattctgtcaaagatatcaacaaaatctttgatatctttgaaatttatctttgacaatatccactcttgaccaacctgctgatctcttcaccaagccactcctaCCAGGTCGTTTCAGaaacttagtttccaaactcaagcttacttatactgcaccaacttgagtttgaggggggatgtcaaagatatcaacaaaatctttgatatctttgacaaatgaacaaaatctttgaatttgtcaaagatatctacaaaatatcaatgatatctttgacaaatcaacaaaatctttgaatttgtcaaagatatcaacaacatctttgatttactttattgacattatttttcttacttttcctttctaacgcctatataaaaggcatgttgtacacaatcaacagatagtgaaaaatatagatcctttcacttctctaacagtCACAATGTCTGCATCACAGGCGGACACTCAGTAGTATAGTTGTAAGAGTGTAACTTAAAGGTAACAACTTAATTTTTAATcttttcacatattatgtggggtattTTACATCTCGTCATCTCCCGATCCTGTCCACTATGGGAGCTTTGTACAAAGCCTTTGTTTACCTTTACAATGTTGTGCTTCACAATTCTGATATTAGGTGTATAGAAAAGGCGTCATTGTAAGATGTCGACTAGAGTTCGAGAAAACTCATGATAACCGACAACTATTTAaaccaaatttttaaaaaaaatattaatttgacAACTTCATATTGAAAGGAAGCCACGCTAGAAAACAGCAAAGATAAGAACTCATCATCACTTATTGTATATGGATATCAATGTGACTATTTGTCTGAAAAGATGTTAATTAGTCACACATAATGCGAGAGGAGGTAGGCACAGCATCGACGCGAGCCACTCTAGGAAAAGAGAGGCGACATTCTTCACTCAAGTCCAAGTCAGTTGGTGACATCCCTTTTGGTCGCTCCTACTCGAAGCAATGCACAAGTTGTCCCACAACAAGTCAGTCTGGTGATGGTTAACCCTAGATTTATTGCAGGGCAGCCTCTTCGTCCTGAACCAACTGCGAGAAGCCGAAAATCACGTCCTCTGGCATCCACATTGTCATCCATGAACCTTTCTGGCAAGAACTCCGCATTATTCGACCATACACTTACATCTCTTCCAATTGCCCAAATATTCAGTACGATCCGCGATTTCTTGGGTATGTAGTACTTGTTGATCTTGATGTCTTCCATTGCTTCGCGTGGAGATAACATGGGCGCAGATGGATGGAGTCTAAAGCTTTCATTTAGCACCATATCAAGATAACTCAATTTTGATAAATCCGTCTCCTCCACCATTCTTTTTGTTCCAACCACATTTTGGAGTTGTTGTTGAAGACGGTTCTTCGCATTTGGCTGCATGAACAGTTCTGCGATTGCCCAtacaattgaagttgttgtacTGTCATATCCTCCAATAAACATGTCTATAATGATAGCCTTAATACTATTTCGATCAACAATATATCCGTCTTGCTTATGATCATTTGGTTTGTTCATTGAGGAGGAAATTAGCAAAACATCAATAAAGCTCCCATCTTGATTTTGGTGTATATGATTCATGGTCGTTTATAATCGTCTCGAGGAATTCGTCCATCGCTTTTCTAAATGCCCCCATACGTTTTCTCATCCCCTAAACACAAATGCTAATTTCGGGGTTAATTAGAATTTAGTTTTAGTACAAAATCGAAATAACCAAATTTAGTAGAATTGGGAATTTAGGTACGTAGAAACTACAAACAAgtagagggagagggagagggagagggagaggttaacattaattatatatgtataaataaatataccTGCAGGTCAAGTGCACCTAAGTAAGGCATGAAATCTGATATGTCGAAAGCTCCTGCGAAGAATGAGGCCTCCTCGATGAGCATCTTGACATCAAACTTGTGGTAATTAATTTTGTACCCAAATAGCATCCTAAAAATCACCTTCTCTGTCATTTCCCTCACCTTCTCAGTCAAGTCCACCACCTCTTGTGCCATTACGGATTTTCTAACATAACCCACTAACATTTCAAGCTCTTCTCTCCTTATTTGTGTAAAGGATTCGACTTTCGATGCGCAAAGAAGGTATGTGTGACACAATTTCCTAACGTTACGCCAATTTGAGCCATATGGGGTCAAGGCCATGCCCATGCCACCATAGGGTTAGTAGATAGCAGATTCGGCTTCCGGGATGGATGCGAAAACGGTGTCGTGGGTTTTAAGAAATAACTCAGCATATTGAGGTGGTGATGTAACAAGGGCTGTGACAGAGCCTAGCTTTATGGACATCAAGGGTCCGTATTATTGTGCTAATTTTGCTAGGGTCAAGTGTGGTAGGTTCCCCGGCCAACATGTGGAGGCTGCCTAGGAACGGCAGAGCTGGAGGACCGGGCGGCAGTTTGCGGTGATCATCATGTTTGGagttgtaatatatatatgagcaTAGACATCCTAGGACGACCAACATGAGAATGGCTGCTAACAATATTGAGAGACATATCGGCAGATGCATATGCAAGAGGGAGAGGACAATGCAAGGCTTGTATATATGCGTGAATAAATAATTATAGAGTAACCTGGCTACCTTAATTATATTCATGAGTAGAATACAAGATTCACGTACAGCTATACATATCCAAATATTAATTGGGTTTGTTAATCTTCATATATAGTTAATCGGTGTCACATGTTTCGGCTGTTGTGTTGGTATTCTGCATGCATTAGCTGTTCTGTAAAATCAGACGATGACAAGACGCTTTAAAAAAGGAAATGAAATCTTGAGGATGtgattttaattaaattaattaccaTATATGCTAATAACCTCATTGATGAGTATCAATAACCACTACTTTAATTTGTCCTTAATTAGTTCCACGCCAACAAACTGTACGTTCGGTTTAATATATACTACTTATGTGTTTGGTGAGGTGTGTATGCAAGCTTAAAAGTTAACGGTATCGTCAACGGTACAAACTTTACCAAGCATGATAAATAAGCTGATGGTATCGTTATACTACCGTTAACATTACCGTCCCATGAAAAAAGCTCCAAGAAGGAGCTTCTTGGTGAGCGGTTCAAGGCTTATctgatttctttattatttttttttaaaaaaagtgacgGGTCCCACGTTTTAGTCATTGCaaattttatgaattatttattttatttttttataaaaataaggtGGGATCCACTTTTGTAGCTTATAATAtatggtattttaaaaaaaaaaaaaaaagggatggtCCGacctttgaatttttattttattttttattaattttattttactttaagtcatttttgtattaattataatattagttctagtattataatttataaactaattaaataaaataattaataataaattgtcccaaaattatatttaagtCATTTTTGtgttaattataatattagttctactattataatttataaactaatgacataaaataattaataataaattattccaaaaatatatttataatcataaatatttataattaaataaatttaatattcatattaataattataatagtttatattatattgaaataaaataattaaaattttaaaaatacaaacaaaatatattttagacAATTTAACAGCTAACAATAGTTAATAACTCtatcaaacacctcacaacttatttcacaactttaaactcagttttttttcacagtttaaaagttagcgttgaaaatcaagtCAATCGCTCTACCAACGGAGCCATAATCTTACATGGTTTGGTTTGCAATTATTAACACAAGGGGAGTGTGGACataagcttcaaagtggatttcttcctctctttttctccttgGTTTCAACTCAAGTTTGAAGgacccttctttttctttcttaacagAAGCTTGTCtttatttgatttgttttcgATGGTGAGATGGGTTGGCGTGGAATTTTGACTTCCCAATCATATACTACATCGACGGCACGGCACCCTTTTAACCTTGGGCTCCATAACCCTTCTTTATATCTTTATTAATGGACACATTTCATGTTTGGGCTTTGAATGGGCCTggaccatttttttttgtttgtctgCTTTTAATTAAGCAATTATTAATCAAGCATATCCTTCGCCAATATATACTtcatgaagaaagagaaaggaTTAGTTTGACCCTTTTTGATGTTCTCACCAAGTATTAACTTTTAAAGCATATATAGGCTTGGCTTCTTCACCATAAAACAACAAGATATATC
Protein-coding regions in this window:
- the LOC120016685 gene encoding cytochrome P450 CYP736A12-like — its product is MNKPNDHKQDGYIVDRNSIKAIIIDMFIGGYDSTTTSIVWAIAELFMQPNAKNRLQQQLQNVVGTKRMVEETDLSKLSYLDMVLNESFRLHPSAPMLSPREAMEDIKINKYYIPKKSRIVLNIWAIGRDVSVWSNNAEFLPERFMDDNVDARGRDFRLLAVGSGRRGCPAINLGLTITRLTCCGTTCALLRVGATKRDVTN